The Funiculus sociatus GB2-C1 DNA segment CAACTCTAGATGGGGATTGAGCGCTAGATGCACATAACTACCGCTTGGCTATGGTTAATTACCGATAATCAGATAATATTTTTTGCTCTAGATTTTGCGGACTAATCTTGATGTTCTCAGCCCAGTTCGCCTTCTCCATTGTCAATTCTCCTATTGTAGTAGCGATAGCCAGGTGTTTTGTTACAGGGTCTGTTCAAGCCCTGATTTCTATAAATTACCGTTGGCAAAATGCCCTTGTGTTCTTGCAGAATTACAGATCACTCATCCTCCATGTAAAGGACTATTTCTCGTTTAGCATGAATATTTTTTATGTGCTTCTTCACCGTATTGATGGAAATGCTCAGTTCAGTTGCAATTTCCTTAAGGGCGTATTGACGCCGACGAAGTAACCAAACTTCAGCTTCGCGGGGAGTCAGACCATATTTATCAACTTCTGCGATCGCCAAATTCTGAACAGATTGATATCGGTCTTCTAGTATGACTAACAGGCAAGGATACTTAATTGCACTTAACTTGAGCCATACCCCGCCTTTGCTTGCTCCTATTCGGGACAAATCAGTGGCTGTCAGTTAGAGCAATAAGCGAAAACCAGGATTATCGCTATCATCACAGATTCCCCTAGAAAAATCCTGCCTAAATTCCAGAAGTTTGATGCTCTTCTGCTAATATTTTAGGTCAATAAGGATATTGTAAGTTGAAAACAAGGATATCCTAAGGAACTTTTGAGTCGGCTTTTTTAGGTTTTTTAGCCAGCTAATTGATAGCTGTTGGCAATAAGGCAGTAAATCACGAAAGAATCAGGGTTTCAGCTAACCTTTTCTTACCCTTGTTCAGGTCTTGTACTATCCTTAATTAATTCCTGATCTGACCACCCTGTTTTTGAGGTCTTGTATGACTCATCAGCAATTGGATATTAAATTTAGATTTCAGCCAATGGCTAAAAGTTCGGATGGCATTTTATTGGAGTATCTGAAAATTCATCTTTCCTCAGCCTTCATTACTCAAGAATTAGTTTTGAAAGCTCTGCGAGCTTACTAGCTGGTGGATGCCTGTCAGCACTCAGGAGCCAAAAAAGCTGAACTGAAACGATTGGCACAGAATACAATCTTTGCCTTGGAGGAACACGCTAACTACTTAAGAACTGTGTACGGGCTTGCCCGTCCTGTTGCTTATCCACCAATGGTGCAAATGCATTCCGACCAACCGAACGGGGAGTTTTCTCGACCAGAAACGGATGAGGAAGAAGAGGAAAGCGCTCTAGTTGCTCTTTCAAAAAAAGTTCAGGTGCTCGATGATGGGGGGCTATAACTAAGGTTTCGGCTCTGGCGCGGTGCTACCTGCTTGGTAATAAGAGACATCCACAATTACTCCATTCACCTTAATTGGCTCCACAACATCCAGATTTGACCCAACCCATTGACGAGCAATCGTCACCTTCACAGAATTACCCGACTTCAAGAACTCACGCATCCGTTCAATCTGTGCTAACAAGTGCAAGTTCTTTTCCCGCTCACGGGTCGTAGAGACTTCCGATGCAGCCGGGGACTTGTCCGCCAGGGATATTTCTTCCCTCTTGCACCCTGCACCCTGCACTTCGGCTTCCTCTTCAGAAGCCGA contains these protein-coding regions:
- a CDS encoding helix-turn-helix transcriptional regulator, producing MSRIGASKGGVWLKLSAIKYPCLLVILEDRYQSVQNLAIAEVDKYGLTPREAEVWLLRRRQYALKEIATELSISINTVKKHIKNIHAKREIVLYMEDE